Proteins encoded within one genomic window of Ovis aries strain OAR_USU_Benz2616 breed Rambouillet chromosome 1, ARS-UI_Ramb_v3.0, whole genome shotgun sequence:
- the HES1 gene encoding transcription factor HES-1, with product MPADIMEKNSSSPVAATPASVNTTPDKPKTASEHRKSSKPIMEKRRRARINESLSQLKTLILDALKKDSSRHSKLEKADILEMTVKHLRNLQRAQMTAALSTDPSVLGKYRAGFSECMNEVTRFLSTCEGVNTEVRTRLLGHLANCMTQINAMTYPGQPHPALQAPPPPPPGPGGPQHAPFAPPPPLVPIPGGAAPPPGGAPCKLGSPAGEAAKVFGGFQVVPAPDGQFAFLIPNGAFAHSGPVIPVYTSNSGTSVGPNAVSPSSGPSLTADSMWRPWRN from the exons atgccagcTGATATAATGGAGAAAAACTCCTCGTCCCCGGTGGCTGCTACCCCAGCCAGTGTCAACACGACACCGGATAAACCAAAGACAGCATCTGAGCACAGAAAG TCATCAAAGCCTATCATGGAGAAAAGACGAAGAGCAAGAATAAATGAAAGTCTGAGCCAGCTAAAAACACTGATTTTGGATGCTCTTAAAAAAGAT AGTTCGCGGCATTCCAAGCTGGAGAAGGCGGACATTCTGGAAATGACAGTGAAACACCTCCGGAACCTGCAGCGGGCACAGATGACGG CCGCGCTAAGCACAGACCCGAGCGTGCTGGGGAAGTACCGCGCCGGCTTCAGCGAGTGCATGAACGAGGTGACCCGCTTCCTGTCCACGTGTGAGGGCGTTAACACCGAGGTGCGCACCCGACTCCTCGGCCACCTGGCCAACTGCATGACCCAGATCAACGCCATGACCTACCCAGGGCAGCCGCACCCCGCCTTGcaggcgccgccgccgcccccgccagGACCTGGCGGCCCGCAGCACGCGCCGttcgcgccgccgccgccgctcgtGCCGATCCCCGGGGGTGCGGCGCCCCCTCCCGGCGGCGCGCCCTGCAAGCTGGGCAGCCCTGCTGGAGAGGCGGCTAAGGTGTTCGGCGGCTTCCAGGTGGTGCCGGCTCCAGACGGCCAGTTTGCGTTCCTCATCCCTAATGGGGCCTTCGCTCACAGCGGCCCAGTCATCCCAGTCTACACCAGCAACAGCGGGACCTCGGTGGGCCCCAACGCAGTGTCACCTTCCAGCGGCCCCTCTCTCACGGCAGACTCCATGTGGAGACCGTGGCGGAACTGA